From Hartmannibacter diazotrophicus, a single genomic window includes:
- a CDS encoding class I SAM-dependent methyltransferase → MSNSLVAGLVDYSNPDSLGSRMRGRRFRRVADLISQILSEKAVARILDLGGRQQYWLALDADLAERCHVTLVNTEDEFGSIEASGRRFAGQFENVVADGCDLNIYQDNSFDLVHSNSVVEHVGPFERKVRFAAETRRLARRYYVQTPNLWFPMEPHYLVPFVHWLPKSYRARRLSNQNLGLKEKQATYADAMEWVEHCDLLDLTQFRYLFPDGEIHKERFGPLVKSLVAIRS, encoded by the coding sequence ATGAGTAACAGTTTGGTCGCGGGTTTGGTTGACTACAGCAATCCGGATTCTCTGGGGTCGCGTATGCGTGGCCGACGGTTTCGGCGTGTTGCGGATTTGATCTCTCAGATTTTGTCCGAGAAAGCTGTAGCCCGCATCTTGGATCTTGGTGGGCGTCAGCAGTACTGGTTGGCGCTTGACGCTGACCTGGCTGAACGGTGCCATGTGACGTTGGTCAATACCGAGGATGAGTTTGGCTCTATCGAGGCAAGCGGTCGCCGGTTTGCCGGTCAATTCGAGAATGTTGTCGCGGATGGATGTGATCTGAACATCTATCAGGACAATTCGTTTGATCTGGTGCATTCCAACAGCGTGGTCGAGCATGTCGGACCTTTTGAAAGAAAAGTCCGGTTTGCCGCGGAAACGCGCCGCCTGGCTCGACGGTACTATGTCCAGACACCGAATTTGTGGTTCCCGATGGAGCCGCACTATCTGGTGCCCTTTGTGCATTGGCTGCCGAAGTCATACCGGGCTCGCAGGCTTTCGAACCAGAATCTTGGTTTGAAGGAAAAGCAGGCGACCTATGCTGATGCTATGGAGTGGGTCGAGCATTGCGACCTTCTGGACTTGACACAGTTCAGGTATCTCTTCCCCGACGGCGAAATCCACAAGGAACGGTTTGGCCCATTGGTCAAGTCGTTGGTGGCCATTCGCAGTTAG